The window AAGCTCTGGCATAGAACTTAAAAATCCCATCAAAACCGTGGCAACAATAAACTTTTTCCATCTCAAAAATTTGGCAATTTTCAATAAACTGCTCACTGTCCATGTTCCTGCTTTGGCTAAAATTGCGCCAGCAACTATGAAAAATAAAATGTATATTACGAAATGTATCTGCATATCAATAATTAATTAATTAATAATTACTGGTTAATTATTTCTCTGTCTGATGGCGAACAATAAAATAATGTTTCACTGCTTCAATAAGCAACAACTCTATAATCCCCAAGCTTGCCAAAATATACCAGTCCGCAATGTGGAGCGGAATTGTGCCCAAGAGATGATTCAACGCAGGCAGATGAACTGCCCCTATTAAAGCCACCATTCCAAAAATCCACCCACCGATTAAAACCTTATTAGAGAATATATTAATATGAAACAGTCCTTTTCTCAAGCTCTTGCAGGAAAATACATAGATAAGCGAATCAATGGCCAACGCCGCAAAAATCATAGTTCTTATGTATCTTATATCCAGCCCCTTCAAACAAAACCAGGCAAAAAGGCCTAAAAGCATCAAGTCAGTTATTATCCCTATTGTGAAAATTATTATTTTCATTTCTTTGGTGAGCAATTTTACCTTATGCCCCCTGGGCTTCATTTTCATTAAATCGTTTTCTTTCGGCTCAAAAGCAAGCGCTATGCTCGGGGGTCCGTCTTCTATTAAATTAATCCACAATATCTGCACTGCCGTAAGCGGCAAAAACCATACCTGGCCATATAATTTAGCTATTAACATACTACCCCCTATCAAAATCACTTCAGTAAAACTATCTGTCAAAAGATATGTGATAACCTTCCTTATATTATCCAATATAGCCCTGCCCTCCTCTATGGCATAAACAATAACGCTAAAGCTGTTGTTTAAAAGCACCAAATCAGATGTTTCTTTCGCCACACTGGTTCCAGACCCAAGAGCAACTCCAATATCTGCTTGTTTCAAGGCAGGCGCGTCATTGATGCCGTCCCCTGTCATTGCTACCACCTCTCCTCTCTCTTGCCAGGCCCGGACTATTCTCATTTTGTGCTCTGGCTCAACCCTGGCATAAATTTGTATATCCTTGACTCTTTTTTTGAACTCCTCGTCCGACAATGCGCTTAATTCTCCTCCCTCAATAACGCTTTTTTTAGAAATTTTAAACCCTAATTGTTTTGCTATGCTCTCGGCAGTCAAACGATGGTCTCCTGTAACCATAATGATTTTCATTCCTGCTTGTCTGCAGATTTTTATAGATTTTTTAGCGTCTTTTCTTAATGGGTCTGAAAGTCCCAAAAAAGAAACAATTTCCAGATTTTTGAATTCTGAATTAACAATAGTGTCTTGAATAATCTTTTTCTTTGCAAAACAAATCACTCTAAATCCTTGCCTCGTAAGCTCTTCCAATTTTTTCTCCCATTTCTTTTTAGTGCTCTCATCTAAATTAGACATTGCCAATAAATTTTCAGGCGCGCCAGAAACAAAAAGAAAATTATTATTTCCTTTTTTATGAAGAGTGGCTAAAAATTTCTTCTTATTATCAAAAGGAAGCTCATCTATCTTAACCAATTCTTGTTCAACTGCTTGTTTTGAAATACCTGATTCAAGACCGAATAATAGTATGGCTCTGTCTGTAGGCCCTCCCCTTACCACCCAGTCCTTCTTCTCGTCCTGGATGTTTTCTATGAACGCCTCGTTGCAAACCATGGCTATCTTATATATAGAATCGTTAATCAAATTCCGACTTGAAGCGTTTAATATCTTTTGACCGTCAAATATCTTGCTCACGCTGATTTTTCCTTCTGTAAGAGTGGCCGTTTTATCTGTGCAAATAACAGAAGTGCTGCCGAGCGTTTCCGCAGCCACTAATTTTCTTGCCAGTCCTTTTTTCTTAAAGATTCTTTGCATCCCAAGCGCCAAGATAACTGTCATCGCTACTGGGAGCCCTTCTGGAACAGCTGCCACAGCCATAGCAATTGAAGTGGTAAACATTTCTATGAAATCTTCGCCTGTTAAAATCCCTTCAAAGAAAATGACTAAAGTGATGAGCCCGATGGCAATCCCTATTATCTTTGAAAAATGGGTTAATTTCACTTGATAAGGGGTCTTTCCCTCTTTTATGCTTTGCAAGCTAATGGCGATTTTCCCAATTTCCGTGCCCACCCCGATTTCTGTCGTCACTATAGTTGCTTTTCCTTCTTCTACTATGGTCCCCATATAGACCATATTATCTCTATCTGCCAATGGAACATCTTCTTTCAATAATTGAACTGATTTCTCGCTTGATAGCGATTCTCCGGTCAGAGCCATTTCATTTACTTTGAAATTATGGGATTCTATAATCCGTCCATCAGCTGGGACTTTATCCCCAGCTTGTAAAATAAAAATATCGCCTGGCACGATTTCAGACAAATCAATCATTTTAATACTCCCTTGCCTTAAAACCCTTGCCTGTTCTTTAATCGCTTTTTTAAGTTCAAAAAGGGCCCTGGAGGCCTTGTATTCCTGAACAAATCCCACAAAAGTATTTAATATCACAGCCCCAAATATCACTGCGCTATCCGTATAATCGCCAATAAATAAAACCACTACTCCGGCGATAAACAGGATGTAGATTAATGGACTGCGGAACTGGCTCAAAAAAATCTTAAGCCGAGGAGCTGGTCTCTCTTTTGGCAAAGAATTTTTCCCAAACTCAATTTGGCGCTCAAGCGCCTCGCTATGCCTCAACCCTCCATTAACATTACTCCCAAAGATATTAATCGTCTCTTGTGGAGACAAATTATGCCATTTGGCAATCATATTATTATTTTAGCGAAAAATCAGCTTAGTTTCAAATTAAAAACAACCGCAAGCGGTTGTTTTTAATCTTGGATATGTTTTATTTAATAACCATTAATTCTTTTGTTTTCTTTTTATCGTGTTCTGCTAAGAAGAAAAGGAGTGATGAAACAATAAACGGACCTCCCACCATCGCGGATACTAATATCCTGTTGGCTCTTGCTGTGGCAACAACGAATAATACTAAAAATAATCCGGAGATAAAGAGCAGAATCGCGCCCAATTTTTGCCATCGCCAGACAATCAAACTGCTGATACCAGCGAAAATGAAAAGGCCAGCGAGTATAAATCCCTCAATCCTTATTTTATTTCCTATCTGTTCTGTGGCTTCAAACACTCCCTCGCCTATTACAAATATCAAAAAAAACAGAGCTGACACAATGCAAATCAAACGCGCTAACCAAATTATTATCTTTCTTATGTTCATTGCTTTGTGAATTATAATTTCTTTGCTTTCTCTGCCACTTTCCCTATCCAAATCGTTGCGACGATAGCAATAATCGTAACAACTATCGCATAGACCAACATAGACAAAATGCCGTCTGCTGTGCCAAAGACCTTTTTGAAAATTGCCTGAATTGTTCCGTTCCAGGCAAGCGCAGCAACGAGCCCAAAAGCAGCTGTAATGAGAGCGGAAAGTTTTTCTACTATTTCTACTTTCATATATTTCTGAAAATTATTTATTATTGGTCAAAAATAATTCTTGTCTATTATAACACAAAATCCTCAAACAAAACAAAAAGCCCGTAGGGGCTTTTTGTTTTGTTTGAATACTGTAAAAGAATTAAAAATCTTTCTTCATCGGCCTGGCCTCGTCAACAACGATATTTCTGCCAGAGAACTCTTTGCCATTAAACATTTCAATGGCTTTCTTGGCTTCATCATCGGTTGACATCTCTACAAAACCGAAGCCCTTTGACCTACCAGAGATTTTGTCTGCTATGATGGTCGCAGAAGCTACAGAGCCAGCTTCAGAGAAAAAATTCTTTAGAGCATCCTCGGTTGTCTCGTAAGGGAGATTACCGATATATAGCTTGTTGCTCATCTATTTTTCTATTTTTTCTTCATTGCTTATTTTTCGACCTATTAAAAATCACTATAAACCAAAATCAAAAATCTGTCAAATTATCTAAGCCCAAATTGTTTATCAATGATTCCTATGGTTATTTTATTATCCTTATGGCTTTTCCATTTATCAATGATTCCGTAATTTTTTTATAGGCAGAAGATAAAATTCTCTGAAATGTGCTCTGGGAGGTATTCATTAATTTGGCGCATTGAACCTGAACTAACCCTTTTATATTCCTTAATCTCAACGCCTCCACTTCTTCGGCAGTTAATTCAATGACTTCCAAATTCCTCATAGGCACACCTTGTGGCT is drawn from Patescibacteria group bacterium and contains these coding sequences:
- a CDS encoding RNA-binding protein, whose protein sequence is MSNKLYIGNLPYETTEDALKNFFSEAGSVASATIIADKISGRSKGFGFVEMSTDDEAKKAIEMFNGKEFSGRNIVVDEARPMKKDF
- a CDS encoding DUF134 domain-containing protein, whose amino-acid sequence is MVRPRGCRRIRFNPHITYFKPQGVPMRNLEVIELTAEEVEALRLRNIKGLVQVQCAKLMNTSQSTFQRILSSAYKKITESLINGKAIRIIK
- a CDS encoding HAD-IC family P-type ATPase, whose translation is MIAKWHNLSPQETINIFGSNVNGGLRHSEALERQIEFGKNSLPKERPAPRLKIFLSQFRSPLIYILFIAGVVVLFIGDYTDSAVIFGAVILNTFVGFVQEYKASRALFELKKAIKEQARVLRQGSIKMIDLSEIVPGDIFILQAGDKVPADGRIIESHNFKVNEMALTGESLSSEKSVQLLKEDVPLADRDNMVYMGTIVEEGKATIVTTEIGVGTEIGKIAISLQSIKEGKTPYQVKLTHFSKIIGIAIGLITLVIFFEGILTGEDFIEMFTTSIAMAVAAVPEGLPVAMTVILALGMQRIFKKKGLARKLVAAETLGSTSVICTDKTATLTEGKISVSKIFDGQKILNASSRNLINDSIYKIAMVCNEAFIENIQDEKKDWVVRGGPTDRAILLFGLESGISKQAVEQELVKIDELPFDNKKKFLATLHKKGNNNFLFVSGAPENLLAMSNLDESTKKKWEKKLEELTRQGFRVICFAKKKIIQDTIVNSEFKNLEIVSFLGLSDPLRKDAKKSIKICRQAGMKIIMVTGDHRLTAESIAKQLGFKISKKSVIEGGELSALSDEEFKKRVKDIQIYARVEPEHKMRIVRAWQERGEVVAMTGDGINDAPALKQADIGVALGSGTSVAKETSDLVLLNNSFSVIVYAIEEGRAILDNIRKVITYLLTDSFTEVILIGGSMLIAKLYGQVWFLPLTAVQILWINLIEDGPPSIALAFEPKENDLMKMKPRGHKVKLLTKEMKIIIFTIGIITDLMLLGLFAWFCLKGLDIRYIRTMIFAALAIDSLIYVFSCKSLRKGLFHINIFSNKVLIGGWIFGMVALIGAVHLPALNHLLGTIPLHIADWYILASLGIIELLLIEAVKHYFIVRHQTEK